A genomic window from Planctomycetaceae bacterium includes:
- a CDS encoding sialate O-acetylesterase, with the protein MSKFRLVRNIKYIFCGLILSFVTEIFANVSLPKIFGNGMVLQQGIALSIWGWADANEAVTVVIGDNKAQTIANNKGQWKVKLAPMTAGGPVELVVKGNNTLLLKDVLIGEVWVCSGQSNMEMGIDVVKNGKQEIAEANYPKIRLFKVQKAASGMPLQDFANHEEGYETWRVCNSKNIFMGGWGGFSATAYFYGRELHKTLNVPVGLIDSSWGGTAIEPWTPPVGFGQVAQLDNFVKEIERSNREYNQAVPNALIKLESWTKDAQVTVSNGGKINAPPWPEHALSKPVSPTGLYNAMINPLVPFAIRGAIWYQGETNNGDGMLYFNKMQALVGGWRTVWGEGNFPFYFVQLAPFKYNRPECLPELWQAQLTSLSIPNTGMAVITDLVDDVANIHPVNKQDVGKRLALWALANTYGHKDIVYSGPLYKAMTVEGEIIRIDFNNVGSGLATRDGKDPDFFEIAAADMKFLKAHAKIDGNTIVITNMEIKKPAAVRFGWNELAIPNLMNKEGLPASPFITEIK; encoded by the coding sequence GTGAGTAAATTTAGGTTGGTTAGAAATATTAAATATATTTTCTGCGGATTGATATTATCTTTTGTCACAGAAATTTTTGCGAATGTGAGTTTACCGAAGATATTTGGCAATGGAATGGTATTGCAGCAAGGAATTGCACTGTCGATCTGGGGCTGGGCTGATGCCAATGAAGCGGTGACGGTTGTAATTGGCGATAATAAGGCGCAAACCATTGCAAACAATAAAGGGCAGTGGAAAGTTAAACTTGCACCGATGACGGCTGGGGGGCCTGTTGAACTGGTCGTAAAAGGCAATAATACACTTCTGTTGAAGGATGTGTTGATTGGAGAAGTGTGGGTCTGCTCCGGCCAATCAAATATGGAGATGGGTATTGACGTTGTAAAAAATGGTAAGCAGGAAATAGCAGAAGCAAATTACCCGAAAATCAGATTATTTAAAGTGCAAAAAGCTGCTTCAGGTATGCCGTTGCAGGATTTTGCGAATCACGAAGAAGGTTATGAGACATGGCGTGTATGCAATTCGAAAAACATCTTCATGGGAGGCTGGGGCGGATTTTCGGCAACCGCATATTTTTATGGCAGAGAGCTTCATAAAACGCTTAATGTTCCTGTTGGTTTGATCGATAGCAGTTGGGGCGGTACGGCTATTGAACCCTGGACACCTCCGGTCGGTTTTGGCCAGGTTGCACAGTTGGATAATTTTGTCAAGGAAATCGAAAGGAGTAATCGTGAATATAATCAGGCTGTACCTAATGCATTGATAAAACTTGAATCATGGACAAAGGATGCACAGGTGACAGTTTCTAACGGCGGTAAAATCAATGCACCGCCATGGCCGGAGCATGCACTTAGTAAACCAGTTTCTCCGACCGGATTATATAATGCAATGATTAATCCACTTGTACCATTTGCAATTCGTGGGGCAATCTGGTACCAGGGAGAAACCAACAACGGAGATGGAATGCTGTACTTTAATAAAATGCAGGCACTTGTTGGAGGGTGGAGGACTGTCTGGGGAGAAGGCAACTTTCCATTCTACTTTGTGCAGTTGGCGCCTTTCAAGTATAATCGCCCCGAGTGTTTACCGGAGTTATGGCAGGCACAGCTAACAAGCCTCTCAATTCCAAACACCGGAATGGCTGTAATTACGGATTTGGTAGATGATGTTGCCAATATTCACCCTGTTAATAAGCAGGATGTCGGGAAAAGGCTGGCATTGTGGGCATTAGCAAATACCTATGGCCACAAAGATATAGTTTATTCCGGGCCGTTGTACAAGGCCATGACGGTAGAAGGCGAAATAATACGTATTGACTTCAATAATGTCGGCAGCGGCTTGGCAACGCGTGACGGAAAGGATCCCGATTTCTTTGAGATTGCCGCAGCGGATATGAAGTTTTTGAAAGCTCATGCTAAGATAGATGGAAACACGATAGTGATTACAAATATGGAAATCAAAAAACCCGCAGCTGTACGTTTTGGATGGAATGAACTGGCAATACCGAATCTGATGAACAAGGAAGGGTTGCCTGCGTCTCCTTTTATTACAGAGATTAAATAA
- the pgmB gene encoding beta-phosphoglucomutase: MLRISNNTCLKAVIFDLDGVIVNTAGLHYLAWKKIANQENIEFNEGINERLKGVSRAESLDIILEKAGREYFPSERQELAHKKNSFYVELLDSLKPSDFIENVKSLIDCLKSKGIKIAVYSASKNAGLVIEKLGAGLMFDVVVSGKDVKNSKPHPEGFIIAAERLHLLPQECLVIEDSAAGVRAAKKAGMKSIGIGSSSILHEADIVVNSIKLLSWGNIETAWG; this comes from the coding sequence ATGTTAAGAATTTCTAATAACACATGCCTTAAAGCAGTAATATTTGACCTGGATGGAGTGATTGTAAACACAGCAGGATTACATTATCTTGCCTGGAAGAAAATAGCTAATCAGGAAAATATTGAATTTAATGAAGGCATAAATGAACGCCTCAAAGGAGTCAGCCGCGCAGAAAGTCTCGATATTATCTTAGAAAAAGCAGGCAGAGAGTATTTTCCTTCAGAGCGTCAGGAACTTGCTCATAAAAAGAATTCTTTTTATGTAGAATTACTTGACAGCCTTAAACCTTCTGATTTCATTGAAAATGTCAAAAGTTTGATTGACTGCTTAAAATCGAAAGGAATTAAAATCGCGGTTTATTCCGCCAGTAAAAATGCCGGCCTTGTCATAGAAAAGCTGGGAGCCGGTTTAATGTTTGATGTTGTTGTAAGCGGAAAAGATGTAAAAAACTCTAAACCTCATCCGGAGGGATTTATAATTGCTGCCGAACGTTTGCATTTACTGCCGCAGGAGTGCCTTGTAATCGAGGATTCCGCCGCAGGTGTTCGGGCTGCCAAAAAAGCTGGAATGAAGAGCATTGGTATAGGAAGCAGCAGTATCTTACACGAAGCTGACATTGTTGTGAATTCCATTAAATTGCTTTCATGGGGAAATATAGAAACGGCATGGGGGTAA
- a CDS encoding MFS transporter, with amino-acid sequence MILEQTTKKPQVSFWEKSAYGLGGGGEVLMANIIFILVYPIYQAGLGIDARWIGWAIGVPRLWDAIVDLLVGHISDNAKTRWGRRKPFIFAGAILTGLLCIAMWSPPTGQHKVVILGYFAVISVLFFTTYGVFAIPFYALGYELSSDYDERTSIMSFKTFFSQFIGTVFGPLAFPMCFWFGSNKIEGVRIVGLIFGITIILFGILPAIWCKERVLHQDPIRLRDAFKATLKNKPFLIACGVSLFMVVGYLLVFPLMYYINMAYILSGNEQMTSKLTMYGSYAYGITGFLSVPFINYGSRLFGKKAILVFGLVLVIVAIASSWFCFTPQHPYLQLVLFLMLGPAMTCAWVIVPSLMADICDFDELTTGCRQEGMYGAVNAFIQKAGISLIMIVSGYVISWTGYNADLNTSSSITIFRLRFMMILLPVLFLATALILAYIYPLSKKKVCEIQQSLKIMRVKVQG; translated from the coding sequence ATGATTTTAGAACAAACTACAAAAAAGCCGCAGGTATCATTTTGGGAAAAAAGTGCCTATGGTTTAGGCGGCGGCGGTGAAGTGTTGATGGCTAATATCATCTTTATACTTGTGTATCCTATTTATCAGGCAGGTTTAGGTATTGATGCACGCTGGATAGGCTGGGCTATAGGCGTACCACGCTTATGGGATGCCATTGTGGACCTTTTGGTGGGTCATATTTCAGATAATGCCAAGACTCGCTGGGGCAGAAGAAAACCTTTTATTTTTGCAGGTGCGATTCTGACAGGTCTGTTATGTATTGCAATGTGGTCGCCGCCTACAGGCCAGCATAAAGTCGTAATTCTTGGATATTTTGCTGTTATTTCTGTTTTATTTTTTACGACATACGGGGTATTTGCAATTCCTTTCTATGCGTTGGGATATGAATTAAGTTCTGATTATGATGAACGTACCAGTATTATGTCGTTCAAAACTTTTTTTAGTCAGTTCATTGGCACTGTGTTTGGTCCACTGGCGTTTCCAATGTGTTTTTGGTTTGGCAGTAATAAGATTGAGGGGGTGCGGATTGTAGGATTGATTTTTGGAATAACTATAATTTTATTTGGTATTTTGCCGGCTATTTGGTGCAAAGAAAGAGTTTTGCACCAAGACCCAATACGGCTCAGGGATGCATTTAAGGCGACATTAAAAAACAAACCGTTTTTAATCGCATGTGGAGTTAGTTTGTTTATGGTGGTTGGGTATCTCCTTGTTTTCCCGTTGATGTACTACATAAACATGGCCTATATTCTGAGTGGTAATGAACAGATGACATCAAAACTCACTATGTACGGGTCTTATGCGTATGGTATAACCGGTTTCCTATCGGTACCGTTCATAAATTATGGCTCTCGGTTATTTGGTAAAAAGGCAATATTGGTGTTTGGGCTCGTACTTGTTATAGTAGCGATAGCATCAAGCTGGTTTTGCTTTACGCCTCAGCATCCCTACTTGCAGCTGGTTTTATTTTTGATGCTTGGTCCTGCAATGACCTGTGCGTGGGTTATAGTACCATCGCTGATGGCGGATATATGCGATTTCGATGAACTGACGACCGGGTGTCGCCAGGAAGGAATGTATGGCGCAGTAAACGCTTTTATTCAAAAGGCAGGCATTTCTTTGATTATGATTGTTAGTGGATATGTTATTTCATGGACGGGCTATAACGCGGATTTAAATACCAGCAGCAGTATCACTATTTTCAGGTTAAGGTTTATGATGATTTTGCTGCCGGTGCTGTTTTTGGCAACAGCTCTGATATTGGCATATATATACCCGTTATCCAAGAAAAAAGTTTGCGAGATACAACAATCGCTGAAAATTATGCGTGTCAAGGTTCAAGGGTAG
- a CDS encoding type II secretion system GspH family protein produces the protein MKWKGFTLVELLVVISIIAMLLAVLMPALGKAREQAKVITCLANCKQVGTIIAAYRSEYNGAVPIVFNRWAKNTGGVKVKNSYISIALRNYSEQTKHLPSSLDPEGTWGLQYNGKVATYVEKYLPSFYICPFARGKATETDRKYEGTVAVNGTEFTKQNFKGKFETFSTFAYGRVKDEDMAAWWGIAPGLRPKYAALPWNSTYDNYGRLRGLPDLENPIVWEGRTHLSNKIINGVQVPIKISSLSEATVSYCVMGESRDYDRNLTSPNIIFNYKSHHKQNSGGSSAIFADTHAAWVPGDQIGWH, from the coding sequence ATGAAATGGAAAGGCTTTACGTTAGTTGAGTTGCTTGTAGTGATATCGATTATCGCAATGCTTCTGGCAGTGCTCATGCCAGCATTAGGCAAAGCCAGGGAGCAGGCTAAGGTGATAACATGCCTTGCAAATTGCAAGCAAGTTGGAACTATCATAGCTGCGTACCGATCTGAGTATAATGGAGCAGTCCCAATTGTGTTTAATCGTTGGGCCAAGAATACAGGTGGCGTTAAAGTTAAAAATTCTTATATATCAATTGCGTTGCGCAACTACTCGGAACAAACGAAACACCTGCCGTCCAGTTTGGATCCGGAAGGAACATGGGGATTGCAGTATAATGGCAAAGTAGCCACATATGTTGAAAAGTATCTTCCAAGCTTTTATATTTGTCCGTTCGCTCGCGGAAAAGCTACTGAAACCGACAGAAAATACGAAGGAACTGTAGCAGTAAATGGGACAGAATTTACTAAACAAAATTTTAAAGGGAAATTTGAGACATTCAGCACGTTTGCGTACGGACGTGTTAAAGACGAAGATATGGCTGCCTGGTGGGGCATTGCTCCCGGTCTGAGACCTAAGTATGCTGCACTGCCGTGGAATTCTACCTACGACAATTATGGTAGATTACGAGGCTTGCCGGACTTGGAAAATCCTATAGTTTGGGAAGGAAGAACGCATCTCAGTAATAAAATAATTAATGGGGTTCAGGTTCCGATAAAAATTTCCAGTTTGTCCGAAGCGACTGTTTCTTATTGCGTGATGGGTGAAAGCCGTGATTATGATAGAAATCTTACCTCTCCTAATATTATATTTAATTACAAAAGTCACCACAAACAAAATTCCGGTGGCAGCAGTGCAATATTCGCAGATACCCATGCGGCATGGGTTCCAGGTGACCAGATAGGATGGCACTAA